TGTCGTGGCAGGTAAAACTGCAGTGCATAGGGAATTGATAGAAGATGAGAAACAATACTCCAGGGGGCGAACGGATATGATGAAAATTACGCGGGTGGATGCAACGTTTTGTACAGATAAGCTACAGGAATCTAAAGAATTTTATATGAACTATTTTGATTTTGAATTAGTATATGAAAGCGATTGGTATTTGGAAATGATGGTTCCAGGCATGCCAACCAGCGGTTTGAGCTTTACCTTGCCGCGCCGTGATGAAGGCGAATTTTTTTGCGGTACCGGTACGATTCTTTCTTTTGAAGTGCCGGATGTGCAGGCAGAGTATCAGCGTTTAAAAGAGGCTGGCTTGTCGCTTGTGCAGTCTCTGCAGGACAAGCCTTGGGGAGAGCGCAGCTTTGTAGTGGATGATCCCAATGGAATTCATCTTTATATTTATGAAACCATTCCAGCTACGCCGGAGTATCAAAAAATTTATGATTCGTTTCGGCAGGCTCGTTGATGAGCAAACCATTGCATGAATTACAGCTGTCGATACAAGCCAATGCGGAACAGATTGTTGCTTGGCGCCGCCACTTTAGAAAGCATCCGGAGTTAAGCGGTCAGGAGAAGGTTACGCAGGAAACTCTATTAAAGACGCTTAGTGAAATGGGCCTAACGCCGCGCAAAGCCGCCGGAACAGGTGTTATCGCCGATATTGTCGGCGGGCGCTCTGCTGGTAAAATAGTGGCTTTGCGGGCAGACATGGATGCGCTGCCGGTGGAAGATCAGGGGCCGGAGACCTACCGTTCATGTGTGCCTGGTATTTGTCATGCTTGCGGGCATGACGGACATATGGCCGGCTTGCTGG
This genomic window from uncultured Anaeromusa sp. contains:
- a CDS encoding VOC family protein — encoded protein: MKITRVDATFCTDKLQESKEFYMNYFDFELVYESDWYLEMMVPGMPTSGLSFTLPRRDEGEFFCGTGTILSFEVPDVQAEYQRLKEAGLSLVQSLQDKPWGERSFVVDDPNGIHLYIYETIPATPEYQKIYDSFRQAR